A region of Procambarus clarkii isolate CNS0578487 chromosome 22, FALCON_Pclarkii_2.0, whole genome shotgun sequence DNA encodes the following proteins:
- the LOC138367423 gene encoding proto-oncogene tyrosine-protein kinase Src-like, with product MTMGKEESVSRLREVCEQCQVNVFGPAFLSFLMDKDSTRMLGSGGYGSCQLVSVSSSLWVAKTCGTSRCGPQTLIQEIKALSALHGVAGVQKLVGVCPEALTLVTEYSGETWSDVLERRQASVQVCLEVTSQVCRIMSTIHARGWTHMDIKANNVCV from the coding sequence ATGACGATGGGTAAGGAAGAGAGTGTGAGCCGTCTTAGAGAGGTGTGTGAGCAGTGTCAGGTGAATGTTTTCGGCCCCgccttcctctccttcctcatgGACAAGGACTCTACCAGGATGCTGGGGTCTGGCGGCTACGGCAGCTGCCAGTTGGTCTCGGTCTCTTCCTCGCTGTGGGTCGCCAAGACCTGCGGGACGTCTCGTTGTGGTCCTCAAACGCTCATCCAGGAGATAAAGGCTCTGTCGGCGCTGCATGGAGTAGCTGGCGTGCAGAAGTTAGTGGGTGTGTGCCCCGAGGCCCTCACCCTGGTCACGGAATACTCCGGGGAGACCTGGTCGGATGTACTCGAGCGACGGCAGGCGTCCGTACAGGTGTGTCTTGAGGTCACCAGTCAGGTGTGCCGGATCATGAGTACCATCCATGCCCGGGGATGGACACACATGGATATAAAGGCCAACAATGTCTGCGTGTAG